In the genome of Opitutia bacterium KCR 482, one region contains:
- the secA gene encoding preprotein translocase subunit SecA encodes MLANIIKLFAGSHYKKFYKKTRPIIAKINALEEQYQKLTDEQLRAKTDEFKQRYANGESLDSLLPEAFATVKNAARRLCGKKVEVCGHEIEWQMVHYDVQLIGGIALHKNMIAEMATGEGKTLVATLPLYLNALTGKGCHLVTVNEYLAKRDSEWMGYLYNFLGISVSWIYNMQDMEEKARAYKADITYGTASEFGFDYLRDNGMASSKEAQVQRPHYFCIVDEVDSILIDEARTPLIISGPIQEDHEPPFNELKPAIEGVVKLQVALCNKLINEVRAAAEKGGEIDEATIIKMWQVKMGAPKNRILRQLMENGDLRKKLDKIDMEMASDLRKFDRFKYKEELYYTIDEKQHTSDLTERGRNAVAPQNPDAFVLPDLPTIFVNIDSDKSLDPQKRQELKMKAEDDFIKLSEYIHCISQLLRAYSIYEKDIEYVVQDGKVHIVDPNTGRIMYGRRWSEGLHQAVEAKEGVAIEKETKTYATITIQNYFRLYEKLAGMTGTAETEAQEFHDIYGLNVMAIPTNKPCRRIDKNDVIYKTRREKYNAAIDEIQEAHKRGQPVLVGTASVEASEVLSRMLKRRNIEHTVLNAKHHQQEAEIVAMAGQRGAVTIATNMAGRGTDIKLGEGVNELGGLYVLGTERHESRRIDRQLRGRCARQGDNGLSKFLVSLEDDLLRIFGSGPLARILQKTFQEGQPLDHPLLNRSIERAQKTVEAQNYSMRKRLLQYDDVLNKQREIVYGLRNETLYSDDPRKLVFDIICDELDERVATISPNGSAPDSADLQAFCSWITSRFPIAIIPEQLEGKSPEDITKTVVDEIRAVYKIREEIENPEALKAIERFVLMRALDKNWQDHLTEMEDLRRSIGLRGYGQKDPLNEYKSEAYKCFEALMGRIRNDVCMGIFRSASSMEVLQTLIDRLREKVDASAAQAEQRAEAAAQNAQQPAPEARPQPEKPAPKKEVELPKIEARIELPKIGRNDTVTIAKGSEVQTMKFKKAERLILEEGWRLLKWEK; translated from the coding sequence ATGCTGGCAAATATAATCAAACTTTTCGCGGGCAGCCACTACAAGAAATTCTACAAGAAGACTCGCCCGATTATCGCAAAAATCAACGCGCTCGAAGAGCAGTACCAAAAGCTCACCGACGAACAGCTCCGCGCAAAGACGGACGAGTTCAAACAACGCTACGCAAACGGCGAATCGCTCGACTCGCTTTTGCCCGAAGCCTTCGCGACGGTAAAGAACGCCGCCCGCAGGCTCTGCGGCAAAAAGGTGGAAGTCTGCGGACACGAAATCGAATGGCAAATGGTGCACTACGACGTGCAGCTAATCGGCGGCATTGCCCTCCACAAAAACATGATTGCCGAAATGGCGACCGGCGAAGGCAAAACGCTTGTGGCTACCCTCCCGCTCTACCTCAACGCGCTCACGGGCAAGGGCTGCCACTTGGTGACGGTCAACGAATACCTCGCCAAGCGCGACTCGGAATGGATGGGCTACCTCTACAATTTCCTCGGCATAAGCGTGTCGTGGATTTATAACATGCAGGACATGGAGGAAAAGGCGCGGGCGTACAAGGCCGACATCACCTACGGCACGGCAAGCGAATTCGGCTTCGACTACCTGCGCGACAACGGCATGGCGTCGAGCAAAGAGGCGCAGGTGCAGCGTCCGCACTACTTCTGCATCGTCGACGAAGTCGACTCTATCCTCATCGACGAAGCCCGCACGCCGCTCATCATTTCCGGCCCGATTCAGGAAGACCACGAGCCGCCGTTCAACGAGCTTAAACCCGCAATCGAGGGCGTCGTAAAGCTGCAAGTCGCGCTCTGCAACAAGCTCATAAACGAAGTCCGCGCGGCGGCGGAAAAAGGCGGCGAAATAGACGAAGCCACAATCATCAAAATGTGGCAGGTCAAAATGGGCGCGCCCAAGAACCGCATTCTGCGCCAGCTCATGGAAAACGGCGACCTCCGCAAAAAGCTCGACAAAATCGACATGGAAATGGCGTCCGACCTGCGCAAGTTCGACCGCTTCAAGTACAAGGAAGAGCTGTACTACACAATCGACGAAAAGCAGCATACGAGCGACCTCACCGAACGCGGCAGAAACGCCGTCGCGCCGCAGAACCCCGACGCGTTCGTCCTGCCCGACCTCCCCACGATTTTCGTGAACATAGACTCCGACAAATCGCTCGACCCGCAGAAGCGTCAGGAACTGAAAATGAAGGCCGAAGACGACTTCATCAAGCTTTCCGAATACATACACTGCATCAGCCAGCTGCTCCGCGCGTACTCGATTTACGAAAAGGACATCGAATACGTCGTGCAAGACGGCAAGGTGCACATCGTAGACCCCAACACGGGGCGCATTATGTACGGCCGCCGCTGGAGCGAGGGTCTGCACCAGGCGGTGGAGGCTAAGGAGGGCGTGGCAATCGAAAAGGAAACGAAAACGTACGCCACAATCACAATCCAAAACTACTTCCGCCTCTACGAAAAGCTCGCGGGCATGACGGGCACGGCGGAAACCGAAGCGCAGGAATTCCACGACATCTACGGGCTTAACGTAATGGCGATTCCCACGAACAAGCCCTGCCGCAGAATCGACAAAAACGACGTAATCTACAAAACGCGCCGCGAAAAATACAACGCCGCAATCGACGAAATTCAGGAGGCGCACAAGCGCGGCCAGCCCGTGCTCGTCGGCACGGCGTCGGTCGAGGCGAGCGAAGTTCTCAGCCGCATGCTCAAACGCCGCAACATAGAGCACACGGTTCTCAACGCAAAGCACCACCAGCAGGAGGCGGAAATCGTCGCAATGGCGGGCCAGCGCGGGGCGGTGACAATCGCCACAAACATGGCGGGACGCGGCACCGACATCAAGCTCGGCGAGGGCGTCAACGAGCTCGGCGGACTCTACGTTCTGGGCACGGAACGCCACGAGTCGCGCCGCATAGACAGACAGCTGCGCGGACGCTGCGCGCGCCAGGGCGACAACGGGCTTTCGAAATTCCTCGTGTCGCTTGAAGACGACCTGCTCAGAATCTTCGGCAGCGGCCCGCTGGCGAGAATCCTCCAAAAGACATTCCAAGAGGGTCAGCCGCTCGACCACCCCCTGCTCAACCGCTCGATTGAGCGCGCGCAGAAAACGGTCGAGGCGCAGAACTACTCGATGCGCAAACGCCTGCTCCAATACGACGACGTGCTCAACAAACAGCGCGAAATCGTCTACGGTCTCAGGAACGAAACGCTCTACTCGGACGACCCGCGCAAGCTCGTATTCGACATCATCTGCGACGAGCTTGACGAGCGCGTTGCGACAATCTCGCCCAACGGTTCCGCGCCCGACTCCGCCGACTTGCAGGCGTTTTGCAGCTGGATTACAAGCCGCTTCCCGATTGCGATTATCCCCGAACAGCTCGAAGGGAAATCGCCCGAAGACATCACGAAAACCGTCGTCGACGAAATCCGCGCGGTCTATAAAATCCGCGAGGAAATCGAGAACCCCGAGGCTCTCAAAGCAATCGAACGCTTTGTGCTCATGCGCGCGCTCGACAAAAACTGGCAGGACCACCTCACCGAAATGGAGGATTTGCGCCGCAGCATAGGACTGCGCGGATACGGGCAGAAAGACCCGCTCAACGAGTACAAAAGCGAGGCGTACAAATGCTTCGAAGCCCTCATGGGCAGAATCCGCAACGACGTCTGCATGGGGATTTTCCGCAGCGCGTCGAGCATGGAAGTGCTCCAAACGCTCATCGACAGACTGCGCGAAAAGGTGGACGCCTCCGCCGCGCAAGCCGAACAGCGGGCGGAAGCCGCCGCGCAGAACGCGCAGCAGCCCGCCCCCGAAGCGCGGCCGCAACCCGAAAAGCCCGCGCCGAAAAAGGAGGTCGAGCTGCCGAAAATCGAAGCACGCATAGAGCTGCCGAAAATCGGGCGCAACGACACCGTTACAATCGCCAAGGGCAGCGAGGTGCAGACGATGAAATTCAAAAAGGCCGAACGCCTGATTCTCGAAGAGGGCTGGCGACTTCTGAAATGGGAAAAATAA